In Bacillota bacterium, the sequence GTTACCAGTGAGACAGGAGAAGAACTCCATATCGAACAGCAGGAAGAACCGGAATCAGAACCGGATCCTATCCAAGCACCAGTCGAACCGGAAGTGGAACCGGAAGAACCTATTGATCTCGAACCTGATCCAGAATCAGAGCGGGAACCCAATGACGAGCTCTCGGGAGTATCGGGAACTGGAACTGATATCATGGGAGACATTACGGATGGCTCTGGCTCCGTTCAAGAGTCAGGTATGGGTGAAGCAGAGTCTGCGCCACCACCGCCGCCGCCACCAGCGGGAGGTAGTGTTTTGAACATTGCCGGAAATGGGGGGGTCTCCTACCCGAAGAACGCTCAGGATGACAAAACCGAGGGCATTGTTCGTCTGCAAGTGCTGGTGGGCACGGATGGTCGGGCTCAAGATGTAGCAGTTGTAGAAACTTCAGGAGATATGCGGCTGGATCGCCAGGCACAGCTTACGTTCCTGAATAATTGGGAATTTCTTGGCGCAGAGTTTGACTATGTGCTGATTATCGATGTCAGCTTCTCCTTATCTGAAGGGATCAGAGTTATTCCTGTAGCGATCAACTGGGCTGAACTGTAATTTAGGAAGGAGTGCATGCTGTGCTGTCTTCAACAAAAAGGACAATCCT encodes:
- a CDS encoding TonB family protein; this encodes MMNLGDKRNNNLNIFIFISLVIHAVIFWMVPEWKDVLNFGVEGPAQGGVVRVIYSQPSPAKELSPITDPTSQTTAPQVEQPRPTQEPPKDHAASTPVVPESRDNITPPARPRPETVEVEPPAPPTVTEPLPKPEPEEVSTQLVTSETGEELHIEQQEEPESEPDPIQAPVEPEVEPEEPIDLEPDPESEREPNDELSGVSGTGTDIMGDITDGSGSVQESGMGEAESAPPPPPPPAGGSVLNIAGNGGVSYPKNAQDDKTEGIVRLQVLVGTDGRAQDVAVVETSGDMRLDRQAQLTFLNNWEFLGAEFDYVLIIDVSFSLSEGIRVIPVAINWAEL